From the genome of Desulforegula conservatrix Mb1Pa, one region includes:
- a CDS encoding radical SAM protein gives MEGDFKYLFGPVLSRRLGVSLGVDLLPYKTCTLDCVYCECGSTIDLVTSVAEYVPTEEVKSELNLYLSSYPEIDAITFSGAGEPTLHSGLGEIVRYIKENFFRYPVAVITNGTLLNIPSVRDGLQEADIVMTSFDAMDEKIFFSVNRPHKDIRIQDMKNGLIEFKKSFKGKLWLEIFVIPDINDKKDHLDKLRDFINLVKPDRIQLNSLDRPGAESWVKPVDADSLAAISSYLEKSEIINPYENRNNAVAVFSENSHEKVMNVISRRPCTLEEIFIITGQSRSVVEDILSELISEGLVKADSMARGVFYSAV, from the coding sequence ATGGAAGGTGATTTTAAATATTTATTCGGGCCTGTTCTTTCACGGAGACTTGGCGTTTCTCTCGGAGTGGATCTGCTGCCATATAAAACATGCACCCTTGATTGTGTATATTGCGAATGTGGTTCAACCATTGATCTTGTCACGTCTGTAGCTGAATATGTGCCAACAGAAGAAGTTAAATCTGAACTGAATCTTTATTTATCGTCTTATCCAGAGATAGATGCAATTACTTTTTCCGGGGCAGGCGAGCCGACTCTTCATTCAGGCCTGGGCGAGATTGTCAGGTATATCAAAGAGAATTTTTTTCGGTACCCTGTTGCGGTCATTACCAACGGGACATTGCTGAATATACCTTCTGTCAGGGATGGACTTCAGGAGGCTGATATTGTAATGACATCTTTTGACGCCATGGATGAGAAAATCTTTTTTTCGGTAAACAGGCCTCATAAAGATATAAGAATTCAGGATATGAAAAATGGGCTAATTGAATTTAAAAAAAGCTTTAAAGGGAAATTATGGCTTGAAATTTTTGTTATTCCAGATATTAATGATAAAAAAGATCATCTTGATAAATTACGCGATTTTATAAATCTGGTAAAACCTGACAGGATCCAACTGAATTCCCTTGACCGCCCTGGTGCGGAAAGCTGGGTTAAACCAGTGGATGCCGATAGCCTTGCTGCCATATCTTCATATCTGGAAAAATCGGAAATTATAAATCCTTATGAAAATAGAAACAATGCGGTTGCCGTTTTTTCAGAAAATAGCCATGAAAAAGTCATGAATGTTATTTCAAGGCGGCCATGCACCCTTGAGGAAATTTTTATAATTACAGGTCAAAGCAGATCTGTGGTGGAAGATATACTCTCTGAACTCATTTCTGAAGGTCTTGTTAAAGCAGATTCTATGGCAAGGGGAGTTTTTTATTCAGCTGTTTAA
- the lysS gene encoding lysine--tRNA ligase, with product MEAEAVKQDLVELRKNKNASLKESGVNLYPNDFRVEHTVSEIRNACETSPESLGEEGQVFKAAGRMMAMNFFGKSAFIRFKDRTGTMQVYIQKNKVGDECYSLFKQLDIGDFAGFAGPVFQTKTGEWTLLATEFKLVSKSVRALPEKFHGLKDPEKRYRQRYLDLIMNQDARQIFLRRSQTVQAIRNFLIERDFLEVETPMMQPIPGGAEATPFVTHHNALGMDLYLRIAPELYLKRLVVGGFERVFEINRNFRNEGISTRHNPEFTMLEFYQAYATYEDLMNITEQMFQDVAQKVTGDVKVEYQGNTIDFSSPWRRIPLLDSLVEIAGVDRNILTDKEALLKFAAEKEVKITKADRLGKVITKLFETLVEPLLIHPTFITGYPVEVSPLSRRSDEKPELTERFELFIAGREIANGFSELNDPDDQRDRFLQQVADKAAGDSEAHPMDEDYIEALEYGMPPTAGEGIGIDRLAMLLTDSPSIREVILFPHMRRVADK from the coding sequence ATGGAAGCGGAAGCTGTTAAACAGGATCTTGTTGAACTGAGAAAAAATAAAAATGCGTCTTTAAAAGAGAGCGGCGTGAATCTTTACCCAAATGATTTCAGGGTTGAGCATACAGTCTCTGAAATCAGGAATGCTTGTGAGACTTCGCCTGAATCGCTGGGTGAGGAGGGGCAGGTATTTAAAGCCGCCGGACGTATGATGGCCATGAATTTTTTTGGTAAATCCGCGTTTATAAGATTTAAAGACAGAACCGGCACAATGCAGGTTTATATTCAGAAAAACAAGGTTGGAGATGAATGCTACAGCCTTTTCAAGCAGCTTGATATAGGCGATTTCGCAGGTTTTGCGGGTCCTGTGTTTCAGACCAAGACTGGCGAATGGACACTTCTTGCCACCGAATTCAAACTTGTTTCTAAATCAGTAAGGGCTTTGCCTGAAAAATTCCATGGACTCAAAGACCCTGAAAAAAGATACCGCCAGAGGTATCTTGATCTTATAATGAATCAGGACGCCAGGCAGATTTTCCTTAGAAGAAGCCAGACTGTTCAGGCTATCAGAAATTTTCTTATAGAAAGGGATTTCCTGGAAGTTGAGACTCCCATGATGCAGCCCATTCCTGGCGGAGCAGAAGCGACTCCGTTTGTTACCCATCATAATGCGCTTGGTATGGATCTCTACCTCAGGATAGCCCCCGAGCTTTACTTAAAAAGGCTTGTTGTAGGCGGATTTGAAAGAGTCTTTGAGATTAACAGGAATTTCAGAAACGAGGGCATATCAACCCGTCATAACCCTGAGTTCACAATGCTTGAATTTTATCAGGCATATGCAACCTACGAAGATCTCATGAACATAACAGAGCAGATGTTTCAGGATGTCGCCCAAAAAGTTACCGGAGACGTCAAGGTTGAGTACCAGGGAAATACAATAGATTTTTCAAGTCCTTGGCGCAGAATTCCACTTCTTGATTCTTTGGTTGAAATAGCAGGGGTTGATAGAAATATTCTTACAGATAAAGAAGCTCTGCTAAAATTTGCTGCTGAAAAAGAAGTTAAGATTACAAAGGCTGACAGATTGGGCAAAGTCATTACCAAACTTTTTGAAACCCTTGTTGAACCGTTGCTGATCCATCCTACATTTATTACTGGTTATCCAGTGGAAGTATCGCCTCTTTCAAGAAGAAGTGATGAAAAACCAGAGCTTACCGAAAGATTTGAACTCTTCATTGCAGGGCGGGAAATTGCAAATGGTTTTTCAGAGTTGAATGATCCTGATGACCAGAGAGACAGATTTCTTCAGCAGGTTGCGGATAAGGCGGCTGGTGACAGCGAGGCCCATCCAATGGATGAGGATTACATCGAGGCGCTTGAATACGGGATGCCGCCGACTGCAGGCGAAGGAATCGGTATAGACAGACTCGCAATGCTCCTGACAGATTCACCTTCGATACGTGAAGTCATTCTTTTTCCTCATATGAGACGGGTTGCTGATAAATAG
- a CDS encoding two-component system sensor histidine kinase NtrB: MTLDTLKWKKTDFYKGLKWLITLRAIFGIVLLSSGFISRITQAPSISMMAFGLVFFISLLILLFSLVYALVLPRIKKGNVFAYFQIVIDSLLITLIIFATGGPDSFFHFLYLLVIMYSSLLLGRKAAVFVAGLSSLEYSVLTVVEAFGIIGFLGPEFNYYKSFAGVLYKILSTVSACFLMSFLGSLLADQAKKAKKELEAMGLHLKRVEKLAFAGEMAAGLAHEIKNPLAALSGSVQILKDEISECSDNYRLIQIILRETDRLNNLVTNFLSLSSQKSGDVKLVNVGDIIEDVIGCFRKDDKTRDIEFKINSFPECRIMIDPNQLSQVIWNLVQNAADAIVTEDSDGRIEVSCSQTADKRVMLMVKDNGSGMSSEDLTSVFTPFYTTKPAGNGLGLCIVHRILENYDARIDITSREDSGTEFRIFFKK, encoded by the coding sequence ATGACGCTGGATACATTAAAATGGAAAAAAACGGATTTTTATAAAGGACTCAAATGGCTCATAACACTCAGGGCTATTTTTGGCATAGTTCTTTTATCCTCAGGCTTTATATCAAGAATAACCCAGGCGCCTTCAATCAGCATGATGGCGTTTGGGTTGGTTTTTTTTATAAGTCTGCTTATTCTGCTTTTTTCATTGGTCTACGCTCTGGTGCTTCCAAGAATAAAAAAGGGGAATGTCTTTGCATATTTTCAAATAGTCATTGATTCTTTACTCATTACCCTCATTATTTTCGCCACCGGAGGGCCTGACAGCTTTTTCCATTTTCTTTATCTTCTTGTAATAATGTATTCAAGTCTGCTTTTAGGGCGAAAGGCTGCTGTCTTTGTGGCTGGCTTGAGTTCTTTGGAATACTCGGTTCTGACTGTGGTCGAAGCATTCGGAATAATCGGTTTTCTTGGCCCTGAGTTTAATTATTATAAAAGTTTTGCAGGCGTTTTGTATAAAATACTGAGTACTGTATCGGCCTGTTTTTTGATGTCCTTTCTTGGAAGTCTACTTGCCGATCAGGCTAAAAAAGCCAAAAAAGAGCTTGAGGCCATGGGACTTCATCTGAAAAGGGTTGAAAAATTAGCTTTTGCAGGTGAAATGGCGGCAGGTCTAGCTCATGAAATAAAAAACCCTCTTGCTGCTCTTTCAGGATCTGTCCAGATTCTTAAAGATGAAATAAGTGAATGTTCAGATAATTACAGGCTGATTCAGATTATTTTAAGGGAAACTGACAGGCTCAATAATCTTGTTACAAATTTTTTATCCCTGTCCTCCCAGAAATCCGGTGATGTAAAGCTTGTTAATGTTGGGGACATTATTGAGGACGTCATAGGTTGCTTCAGGAAAGACGATAAAACCAGGGATATTGAATTCAAGATAAACAGTTTTCCTGAATGCCGCATTATGATTGATCCTAACCAGTTAAGCCAGGTTATATGGAATCTTGTACAGAATGCGGCAGACGCAATTGTCACAGAAGACTCTGACGGTAGAATCGAGGTTTCATGCTCCCAAACCGCAGATAAAAGAGTGATGCTAATGGTTAAAGATAATGGCTCAGGTATGAGTTCCGAGGACTTGACTTCAGTATTTACACCTTTCTACACAACAAAACCGGCAGGGAATGGTCTTGGCTTATGCATTGTTCACAGAATACTTGAAAACTATGACGCAAGAATAGATATCACCAGCAGAGAAGACTCTGGGACAGAATTCAGGATTTTTTTTAAGAAGTAA
- a CDS encoding lipoprotein-releasing ABC transporter permease subunit yields the protein MSYELFIAGRYFRSKRRQSFVSLISFLSIAGVAVGVMALVVVIAVMSGAESEFRRRILGIEPHVWVARHGGPFSGYMESVNQIKSEQGVVSASPFVIAQAMVSADSGSSGAYVRGVDPHNPGPLFKEMTAKELESKLPDPSSRKSKDDKPGIVLGKELANVIGAKEGDTVLVMSLKGIMSPMGILPRFKPFRVAGTFSSGMYEYDGSLGYIHIEDAQKLMRLDGSVSRIGVWVDDIYSAGKIAGAIEKKLGFPFWTKDWMTMNNNLFSALKLEKTAMFVILTLIILVAAFNIASSLIMMVNEKTKDIAVLKAMGATDSSIRKIFVVSGLLTGSIGTLIGILGGVGLCLFLERFKFELPPAYPFSSLPIQLEYLDVVVIAISALVICFVATIYPARQASRLVPVEGIRYG from the coding sequence ATGTCTTATGAATTATTTATAGCGGGCCGTTATTTTCGCTCCAAAAGGCGTCAGTCATTTGTCTCGTTAATATCCTTTCTTTCAATAGCCGGTGTGGCTGTGGGGGTTATGGCACTTGTCGTTGTTATTGCCGTGATGTCAGGCGCTGAATCAGAATTCAGGCGCCGGATACTCGGAATAGAGCCACATGTTTGGGTGGCGAGGCATGGCGGCCCTTTCAGCGGTTATATGGAGTCTGTGAATCAGATAAAGTCAGAACAAGGAGTTGTATCTGCATCTCCTTTTGTTATTGCCCAGGCAATGGTGAGCGCTGATTCAGGAAGTTCGGGCGCTTATGTTCGCGGAGTCGACCCACATAATCCAGGCCCCCTGTTTAAGGAAATGACGGCCAAAGAGCTTGAGAGTAAGCTCCCTGATCCTTCTTCCAGGAAATCCAAGGATGACAAACCGGGGATAGTCCTTGGCAAGGAACTGGCAAATGTCATAGGGGCCAAAGAAGGAGACACTGTTCTTGTAATGTCTCTTAAAGGTATAATGTCACCCATGGGGATTCTTCCCAGATTCAAACCGTTCAGGGTCGCAGGTACTTTTTCTTCAGGAATGTACGAATATGACGGCTCTCTGGGTTACATACATATTGAAGACGCCCAGAAGCTGATGAGGCTTGACGGTTCTGTGAGCAGAATAGGTGTCTGGGTTGATGATATATATTCTGCAGGGAAAATAGCCGGTGCGATAGAAAAAAAACTCGGCTTTCCATTCTGGACTAAAGACTGGATGACAATGAACAATAATCTTTTTTCTGCTTTAAAGCTTGAAAAGACAGCCATGTTCGTCATTTTGACTCTTATTATTCTTGTCGCCGCATTCAATATTGCAAGTTCTTTAATAATGATGGTGAATGAAAAGACAAAGGATATTGCAGTGCTCAAAGCCATGGGCGCCACTGATTCAAGTATCAGAAAGATTTTCGTTGTGAGCGGTTTGCTTACAGGTTCCATTGGCACTCTAATCGGAATATTGGGCGGTGTAGGCCTCTGCCTTTTCCTGGAAAGGTTCAAGTTTGAGCTTCCGCCGGCTTATCCCTTTTCAAGTCTGCCAATTCAGCTTGAATATCTTGATGTAGTGGTAATAGCGATCAGTGCTCTTGTAATATGCTTTGTGGCAACAATATACCCGGCAAGACAGGCGTCCAGGCTTGTTCCTGTGGAGGGAATAAGATATGGATAG
- a CDS encoding ABC transporter ATP-binding protein, which translates to MDSKILLAARKISKGFQTEGGQVSVLNNVDIHIKSGDSIAIIGASGIGKSTLLHLLGTLDRPDSGDLVLDGIDVFSMKDEQIARFRNKSIGFVFQFHYLLQGFSALENVMMPALIGGYNKKQAMSYAEQLLKRVGLEKRMKNRVSGLSGGEQQRTALARALVMKPKLLLADEPTGNLDEKTGESIHDLLVELNHDYGMTTVVVTHNMKLARRMKRRLTLHEGQVFETEAF; encoded by the coding sequence ATGGATAGCAAAATACTGCTTGCGGCACGAAAAATTTCAAAGGGATTTCAGACCGAGGGCGGACAGGTATCCGTACTTAATAATGTAGATATACATATAAAATCCGGAGACAGTATTGCAATAATCGGCGCTTCCGGTATCGGAAAATCAACTCTTCTGCATTTGCTTGGAACTTTGGACAGGCCTGATTCAGGAGATCTTGTGCTCGACGGGATTGATGTGTTTTCCATGAAAGACGAGCAAATTGCAAGATTCAGAAACAAGTCGATAGGATTCGTGTTTCAGTTCCATTATTTGCTGCAGGGGTTTTCTGCATTAGAGAATGTCATGATGCCGGCTCTTATAGGCGGATATAACAAAAAACAGGCCATGAGCTATGCAGAACAGCTTCTTAAAAGAGTCGGGCTTGAAAAGAGAATGAAGAACAGGGTCTCTGGCCTATCCGGCGGAGAGCAGCAGAGAACTGCACTGGCAAGGGCTCTGGTAATGAAGCCCAAATTACTGCTTGCGGATGAACCAACTGGCAATCTTGATGAGAAAACCGGAGAATCCATACATGATCTGCTTGTTGAGCTGAATCATGATTACGGGATGACAACGGTCGTAGTCACCCACAATATGAAACTGGCAAGGCGTATGAAAAGACGGCTTACCCTTCATGAAGGTCAAGTTTTTGAAACGGAGGCGTTCTGA
- a CDS encoding type II secretion system F family protein, whose product MPIYLWEGKNRKGETKKGEMEAATEDVVRASLVRQKITPDKIKKKPKDLFEDVALFQPKVTEMDIIIFSRQFSTMIDAGLPLVQCLEILHNQQENSTFKKVIKNIKDSVESGETLAEAMKKHPKAFDSLYVNMVAAGEAGGILDVILRRLAAYMEKTAKLKRQVKGAMIYPSVTLAIAVIVVVVILVFVIPVFEEMFSQMEKALPTPTLIVVNMSRFTKNNFPYMIGAIIIFVFAYKRFYATEKGRSVMDRFFLRLPVIGILIRKVAVSKFTRTMSTLLASGVSILEGLDIVARTAGNKVIEESIYDVRSGISEGRTMAEPLFESGVFPPMVCSMIAVGESTGALDTMLEKIADFYEEEVDQAVENLTALIEPFMLVFLGTTIGGLVISMYLPIFQMAGGV is encoded by the coding sequence ATGCCTATATATCTTTGGGAAGGAAAGAACAGAAAGGGAGAAACAAAAAAGGGTGAGATGGAAGCGGCAACAGAAGATGTTGTGCGCGCGAGTCTTGTAAGGCAGAAAATTACACCTGATAAAATCAAGAAGAAGCCCAAAGATCTTTTTGAGGACGTGGCCCTTTTTCAACCCAAGGTCACAGAAATGGACATCATCATATTCAGCAGGCAGTTTTCCACCATGATAGATGCCGGGCTTCCCCTTGTTCAATGTCTTGAAATTTTGCATAACCAGCAGGAAAACTCAACTTTTAAAAAGGTGATCAAGAATATTAAGGACTCCGTAGAAAGCGGAGAAACCCTTGCTGAAGCAATGAAAAAACACCCCAAGGCCTTTGACTCTTTGTATGTTAACATGGTCGCTGCTGGTGAGGCTGGCGGTATACTTGATGTTATCCTGAGGCGACTTGCCGCATATATGGAAAAAACAGCCAAGCTGAAGAGGCAGGTCAAGGGAGCAATGATCTATCCGTCTGTAACGCTTGCTATTGCAGTAATCGTTGTTGTCGTAATTCTGGTTTTTGTTATTCCTGTATTTGAGGAAATGTTTTCCCAAATGGAGAAGGCTCTTCCAACTCCAACTCTCATAGTCGTAAATATGAGCAGGTTCACAAAAAATAATTTTCCATATATGATAGGCGCCATTATTATTTTTGTTTTTGCATATAAGCGCTTTTATGCAACTGAAAAAGGGCGATCAGTGATGGATCGTTTTTTTTTAAGATTGCCTGTGATCGGGATTCTTATAAGAAAAGTGGCTGTTTCCAAATTTACCAGAACAATGAGTACTCTGCTTGCAAGTGGTGTCTCGATTCTTGAAGGGCTCGACATAGTTGCAAGAACGGCTGGTAATAAGGTGATTGAAGAATCTATATATGATGTAAGATCAGGTATTTCAGAAGGCCGAACAATGGCAGAACCTCTTTTTGAGAGCGGTGTCTTCCCGCCCATGGTATGCTCAATGATAGCAGTTGGAGAATCCACCGGAGCGCTTGATACCATGCTTGAGAAAATTGCAGATTTTTATGAAGAAGAGGTTGACCAGGCAGTAGAAAATCTTACCGCACTTATTGAGCCTTTTATGCTGGTTTTCCTGGGTACAACCATAGGCGGTCTTGTTATTTCGATGTATTTGCCAATATTCCAGATGGCTGGCGGGGTATAG
- the trpS gene encoding tryptophan--tRNA ligase, with translation MHKTVLTGITTTGTPHLGNYVGAIRPAIKSSEARDASYYFFLADFHALIKCHDPKTINISSMEVASTWLAMGLDPDLVYFYRQSDIPEITELTWILTCVTAKGLMNRAHAYKAAVDENVEQKAKDPDKGVTMGLFSYPILMAADILLFGSTHVPVGKDQIQHIEMARDIAARFNHFFGESFCLPEAVVDEDTAVLRGLDGRKMSKSYGNIIPLFVPEKNLRKLIMKIKTNSLEPGEPKDYTDCTLFEIYSAFANKNEIETMKEKYKSGISWGEAKQTLFEYLNEVLKKPREEYLRLMDSPDHVEHILKKGAEKTREKCIPFMDSIRTKTGYCKLGTHR, from the coding sequence ATGCATAAAACAGTATTAACAGGAATAACAACAACAGGGACTCCTCATCTCGGAAACTATGTTGGCGCAATAAGACCAGCCATAAAATCTTCTGAAGCCAGAGATGCCTCATATTATTTTTTTCTTGCGGATTTCCATGCGCTTATCAAATGCCATGACCCCAAAACAATCAATATCTCAAGTATGGAAGTTGCCTCAACATGGCTTGCAATGGGGCTTGATCCTGACCTTGTCTATTTTTACAGACAATCGGATATACCTGAAATCACGGAGCTTACCTGGATACTGACCTGTGTTACGGCAAAAGGTCTTATGAACAGAGCCCATGCCTATAAAGCAGCAGTTGATGAAAACGTAGAACAAAAGGCCAAAGACCCTGACAAGGGAGTCACAATGGGTCTTTTCAGCTATCCGATCCTCATGGCTGCCGATATTCTTCTTTTTGGATCAACCCATGTACCTGTCGGAAAGGATCAGATACAGCACATTGAAATGGCCAGGGATATCGCAGCAAGATTCAACCATTTTTTTGGAGAGAGCTTCTGCCTCCCGGAAGCAGTTGTTGATGAGGACACCGCAGTGCTAAGGGGTCTTGACGGCAGAAAAATGAGCAAAAGTTATGGCAACATAATCCCTCTTTTTGTTCCTGAAAAAAACCTGCGCAAACTCATAATGAAAATAAAAACAAATTCGCTGGAGCCCGGAGAACCAAAGGATTATACAGACTGCACACTTTTTGAAATTTACAGCGCATTTGCAAATAAAAACGAAATAGAAACAATGAAAGAAAAATACAAGTCCGGTATTTCATGGGGTGAAGCCAAACAGACTCTTTTCGAATATCTTAACGAAGTCCTCAAAAAGCCAAGAGAAGAATATTTAAGACTTATGGACTCGCCTGATCATGTAGAACATATTTTGAAAAAAGGTGCTGAAAAGACCAGGGAAAAATGTATCCCTTTCATGGACTCCATAAGAACAAAAACCGGATATTGCAAACTTGGAACACATAGATAA
- a CDS encoding CBS domain-containing protein: MEYSLKNITIITTHINADFDAVASLLAAQKLYPDSIVVFPGSQEKKLRDFFISSMAYLFKMADINAIDMDTVARIVLVDTANSSRIGTFAEICVKDDVELHIFDHHPKVEGDLESSFEIRDRTGATVTLLTEIIKQKGIPLSPEEATILCLGIYEDTGSFSFPSTTERDFLAAAFLLSKGASLNTISDIIAREINPFQLSVLNDMIQAAERRRINGIEIVITKVSSEKYINDLAYLTHKMVKMEAIDVIFTLAQIDSKIQIVARSRIPEVNVAFILSFFGGGGHPYAASATVKNTTQTDMELSLIDILLKNVRSSKTAKALMSSPAIKTTQEVTCENAAKILTRYNVNALLIIDQVTDSSDDSKEKLIGFITRQVIDKAISHGLGHLPVREYMNPEIVSVDPEADLSEIHSKIIASNQRILPVVENSVVIGVVTRTDLIKTIDELNDSNSFSSSDHEGRTTPKTKHMSSFMKERLPEPILELLAKVGEIASDIGYNAYVVGGFVRDLLLYEKNFDIDIVIEGDGISFAQKFGELHNANVHTYTKFGTAVITMPDGFKIDVASARLEYYQHPGALPTVERSSIKLDMYRRDFTMNTLAIQLNPEKFGVLIDFFAAQKDIKDKVIRVIHNLSFVEDPTRIFRAIRFEQRFGFTIGKLSASLIQNALKFDFLHKLSGIRIFSELKLILEEDNPAQAIQRIYDLGLMNVIHPALIRDKYIAERFSAVKKVFDWYELLYLEEPVKRWTVYFMVLIRYTNVEISEAICRRLELPPKYIKLFCHERMKALSYLHWIEMNQAAKNHEIFHKLTTLKTESILFMMAATNDEAAQKTISRFYTTLKNEACILSGKNLVEMGLEPGPTIGKILLDILNRRLDGEIKSKEEEAEAALELINKISQ, translated from the coding sequence ATGGAATATTCTCTAAAAAATATTACAATAATAACCACGCACATAAACGCAGACTTTGATGCAGTTGCATCTCTTCTCGCTGCCCAGAAGCTTTATCCTGATTCTATTGTTGTATTCCCCGGCTCCCAGGAAAAAAAACTCAGGGATTTTTTCATAAGCTCAATGGCCTATCTGTTCAAAATGGCAGATATAAACGCTATTGATATGGATACTGTTGCAAGAATAGTTCTTGTCGATACGGCAAACTCATCAAGGATCGGCACTTTTGCTGAAATATGCGTTAAAGATGATGTAGAGCTTCATATTTTTGACCATCACCCCAAAGTGGAAGGTGACTTAGAATCCAGTTTTGAAATAAGAGACAGAACAGGGGCAACAGTAACCCTCTTAACAGAAATAATAAAACAAAAAGGCATACCACTTAGCCCCGAAGAAGCCACGATACTCTGCCTTGGCATATATGAGGACACAGGTTCATTTTCTTTCCCGTCTACAACAGAAAGAGACTTTCTGGCTGCGGCCTTCCTTCTATCAAAGGGAGCAAGCCTAAACACAATCTCGGACATAATCGCAAGGGAAATAAATCCTTTCCAGCTTTCTGTCCTTAATGACATGATCCAGGCGGCTGAAAGACGCCGTATAAATGGCATTGAAATAGTAATAACAAAAGTATCCAGCGAAAAATATATAAATGATCTGGCATATCTCACCCACAAGATGGTCAAGATGGAGGCCATAGATGTCATATTTACGCTCGCCCAGATAGACAGTAAAATCCAGATTGTCGCGAGAAGCAGAATTCCTGAGGTAAATGTGGCATTCATCCTGTCTTTTTTCGGGGGAGGAGGGCATCCTTACGCAGCTTCGGCTACGGTGAAAAATACAACCCAGACTGATATGGAATTAAGTCTGATAGACATACTTCTTAAAAATGTCAGATCCTCCAAAACGGCAAAAGCCCTGATGTCCTCTCCTGCAATAAAAACGACCCAGGAAGTTACATGTGAAAATGCGGCCAAGATTCTTACAAGATACAATGTCAACGCATTATTGATCATTGATCAAGTCACAGATAGTTCTGACGACAGTAAAGAAAAGCTCATCGGATTCATAACGCGTCAGGTTATTGACAAAGCAATTTCCCATGGGCTTGGCCACCTTCCTGTCAGGGAATACATGAACCCTGAAATAGTTTCTGTGGACCCTGAAGCCGATCTTAGCGAAATTCACTCAAAAATAATCGCAAGCAACCAGAGAATTCTTCCGGTTGTTGAAAACAGCGTGGTCATTGGAGTTGTTACAAGAACAGACCTGATCAAGACAATTGATGAATTAAATGACTCAAACTCTTTTTCATCGTCTGATCATGAAGGCAGAACTACTCCAAAAACAAAACACATGTCCAGCTTCATGAAAGAACGTCTGCCGGAGCCAATACTTGAACTGCTTGCAAAAGTTGGGGAAATTGCGTCTGATATAGGCTACAATGCATATGTGGTTGGCGGCTTTGTAAGGGATCTGCTTCTTTATGAAAAAAACTTTGATATAGATATTGTGATAGAGGGTGACGGAATATCTTTTGCCCAGAAATTCGGTGAACTTCACAATGCCAATGTCCATACTTACACAAAATTCGGCACCGCGGTAATAACAATGCCCGACGGATTCAAGATTGATGTGGCGTCAGCCAGACTCGAATACTATCAGCATCCGGGTGCTCTTCCGACTGTTGAAAGAAGTTCTATCAAACTGGACATGTACAGACGCGACTTCACAATGAATACACTTGCAATTCAGCTTAACCCGGAAAAATTCGGCGTACTCATAGATTTTTTTGCTGCCCAGAAAGACATCAAAGACAAGGTTATAAGGGTTATCCACAATCTCAGCTTTGTCGAGGATCCAACAAGGATATTCCGTGCAATAAGATTTGAACAAAGGTTCGGATTTACAATTGGCAAGCTTTCGGCAAGCCTGATTCAAAATGCCCTTAAATTCGATTTCCTTCATAAATTAAGCGGCATAAGAATATTCAGCGAGCTGAAACTGATTTTAGAGGAAGACAATCCTGCCCAGGCTATTCAGAGGATATATGACCTTGGCCTGATGAACGTCATCCACCCTGCCCTGATCAGGGACAAATATATTGCGGAAAGATTTTCCGCTGTCAAAAAAGTTTTTGACTGGTATGAGCTTCTTTATCTTGAGGAGCCTGTAAAGAGATGGACGGTCTATTTCATGGTTCTTATAAGATACACAAACGTTGAAATATCCGAAGCAATATGCAGGAGACTCGAACTGCCGCCAAAATACATAAAACTCTTCTGCCATGAAAGAATGAAAGCTCTTTCATACCTTCACTGGATTGAGATGAATCAGGCGGCAAAAAACCATGAAATTTTTCATAAACTCACGACCCTGAAGACAGAATCCATACTATTCATGATGGCGGCAACAAACGATGAGGCAGCTCAAAAAACTATATCAAGATTTTATACCACGCTGAAAAATGAAGCATGCATACTGTCTGGAAAAAACCTTGTGGAAATGGGACTTGAACCAGGCCCAACAATAGGGAAAATACTTCTGGATATTCTCAACAGAAGACTTGACGGAGAAATAAAATCCAAAGAAGAAGAAGCTGAAGCAGCACTTGAGCTTATCAACAAAATCAGTCAGTAA